The Patescibacteria group bacterium genomic sequence GGGTTTATGCAGCTGGCGCAGGCAAACTTACCTTTGTATTTGGTAAGCAGACCGATGTTATAGCAGCCTTCAGTTTCGCAAAGACCACGAAGAAGTATTGTTCTGTCGCTCATTTGCGGAGAAAAGAGATCTTTGGGGGAACTGGCTTTGTATGAGAGAGCTTAAGTTCTTTGCCCTCGATTATAACAAGGCCTGCTGTAAATAAAGCCCAATCATCTTCGAAGGAATCACTGGCTTCTGATCCTCCTTCTTCGCCAAATTCATCCAAAAGGAAGTTTTTTGCCTCTTCTTCTGAATCAAAAGAAGCAACTTCGCTATCATCATGCCAAGCAAGAAAGATTTTAGTTTTGCCATCTGACTTCTTCTTGGTAGCCATCTTTTGTTTCTTTCTCTGCTAGCCGCAGATTAGGCAGCGCCAGGAATCACTATAAGTGTCACTGTCGCCATCGGAATCACTGTCTGAATCTGAATCGTTATCAGAGTCAGAATCAGAGTCACTGTCAGTATCAGTGTCTACACTAGTGCCATCATCAAACGAATCGTCACTACAACTTGGAATTGTGGCGAAGGCAAAGATCACAATAAATACAAAAACAATCATATATAGAAATTCTTTCATTTATTCACTCCCAATATAGTATAGTGCATTTTAGGATCTAAATGGATGGATTTGGCGTAATTTATGTGCATGATTTTCGAAGAAGCTAGTAGGAATCTCTTTAATCCAATCAGGAGTCTTGGCTTTAAGTAGATCATTCAAAGAAAAGATTCCCCAATATTTCGGGTTCCAAATAAGGTTATTTCATGATACTGGCCATTGATAATAAGAAGTAATATTATCTCTCCCTTCTTTTAGTGAGACAGAATCGAATTTACCTTCATTTATCTGAAGATCTAGAATTTGTGATACAAAATGATGCCATTCAGACAGGACCTTGCTTATCGCGCAAGTACGAATTAAAGTCCAAACGAAGAAGAGACCAATTGCTATTAACGAAAGATAGAAAATTGTCATTTTATTTTCCCTTTTACTATCCTTTTATTACTGCAATTGGATGAAGGGTTTTTGTAATAGAGACCAGATCTTTTTGGTTCTCCATTACAATATCAATATCTTTATATGCCCCTGGGGCTTCGTCTAATTTATCAATAGAGGTAAGGTTATGGAGGACACCAGAGAGTTTCTCTTGCTCGGCCTGAAGATTGAGAACCTCTCGTGCATGTTTGCGTCCCATCTTTCGACCAGCACCATGGGAACAAGACTTGAAGCTCAATGGATTCTCAAGCCCTACTGTTATATAGCTTTTTGAGCCCATGGAGCCAGGAATGATTCCTGTCCCTACTGCTTTTACTGCGCCCTTCCTATGAATAATTACATTCTCGCCAAAGTGATTTTCAATAGCAGCGTAATTATGATGAATATCAATTTGCTCGCCCAAATTAATATTGCTAAGAGCAGTGTATTTCTTTACCATGTTTAGAACTGTATGAATGCACTGATGCATCATTGCTGCTCTATTAGCTTTAGCAAATTCTAGAGCGAGAGTCATCCAGGTTAGATAGCCGTTTCCATGATGAGAATCTAGTGGAAGGAAGGCAAGATCAATCTTTGGATCTACAGAGGAAAACCATTGCTGGTTAAGCTCTTTTGCTAGTTTGTTGTAGTAATCACAGATTTGTTTACCGAAATTCCTGCTGCCGGAATGAAGCATAATTCCTAAGTTATTATTCTCATCCGCCTGAAGCTCAATAAAATGGTTGCCGCCACCAAGAGTACCAACTTGGTAGTATCCTTTTTCAATTTGCGAGGTCAGGAGATGATCCATTATTATAGGATTGTCTTCACTGATAGCCGAATCTAAAACAATACAGCTCTGCTTTTCTCTATGATGCTCAAAGCCTACTGGAACATTTCTCTTAATATTTCCTATAATTCCCTTGAGTAAAGTTCCATGAGTATCAAGTTCTTTACTAAGGATCTCTATAGGAATATCTGTTCCGATAAAGGTTACGCCGCACCCAATGTCTACGCCAACAAAATTTACTACAACTGCCCTTTTTGTCGCTAATACCCCACCTATTGGAGCCCCATAACCTATGTGCCCATCTGGCATAAGGCAAACATGGTGGAAAACGAATGGTAGTGAAGCCGTGTTCTCTATTTGCTTTCTGGCTTCTTCTTCAAAATCGTTAATTGTTTTGCCCCAAATCTTAATTGGGACTAAGCAATTATCCAATTTATATGTTAACATCCTTAGTCTCCTATAGATGAGGGGTTGATGATAGCTGCAGTATGTGCTATAGTTAATTTATGTTAACAACACAACAAATTAAAGAGCGTTGTTGGGAGAAAATATACCTCTCCGCTCCAATAGTAGAATGTGCCTGTGGCTGTGGAACGAAGATGAAAGATAAGGATCATTATGGCCGTAATGTAATATATATAAATGGACATAATGGCCGAAAATATTCTGATCCAATACAATATAAACGCGAATGGAATCATAGAAATCGAGTTGCGAGACAAAAGTATAAGACTATCTACTACCGTCAAGTTAAAATAGAATTAATTCTACATAAAGGAGGAAAATGTACTAAATGTTTTATAGAATATGATGGTACAAATGGTGCCGTCTTTCAGTTCCATCATCGAGATCCTAGTCAAAAACTGTTTGGTCTTGGCAATAAGATAACAAATTTTTCTCGTGAGAAAATTCTTGCTGAAATTGATAAATGTGATCTTCTTTGTGCTAATTGCCACGCAAAACTACATAGTGCTTTCTAATAGGAATCTTCTCTGTGGTAATTATTTGCACTTTATGACCTCTTAGATTTTAGCTTCTTCTCTCTTAGATATTTCTTTCGTCTGTTTCTTGCTCTAAGAAGTAGAAGAGCAAACAGACTTGAAAGGGGCAAGGCAATGATGCCAAGGGAACAGACTCTTACTACTCCTTCTAAGACATTAGAAATGCCAAGAAGGACTCTCCAAATCTGTATACTTGGATGCTCAGGACAAACAATGATCCTGATCATTTAAGGAGCCCAAGAGTCCTTAACAAGATTCTGGCTTGGATGAGAAGTTCTGGATTTTCTTGAAGAAATTCGTTGGCTGCTTCAAGAGCATCTCTGACCTCATCAAGAGAAACATTCTCTTCTGCTGCTGCTTCATAGATTCTTTTCTTCAGTTCATCAACTGTTTCACGAGGCATGTTTTGTTCCTTTTTAAATAGTTCTTTGCTTCTTCGATCCACGATACTATTTCTATTTCAGTTGCACTAAATCTTTTAGCAATATTGGCGACCGCACTAAGATCAGGATTCTCAAAGCACTTTTTCTCCATTGTGCTGTAAGGTATTCCTTTTAATATGCCGTAAGCAAGAAGATTAGTTCTAGTATGGCTTCTAACAATTGTTTTGCGGTGATGGTTCAAGTCCCATCTAACCATTCCTTTAGTCTTCTTCGCTTCCTGCCTAATAATTTGAGCTTCTGCAGCTAAAGACTTAACTTTAATTCTTAAATGAATTGTGCGCTTATCAGGAACTTCTTCTTGTTCCAGCGCAACTACTTTTACTATTGTCTGCTGTGGTTTGCTAAATATACGAGCTAATGGATTTACCATTTTATTCCTCCTAAAGTAAGTTAGATTGATTACTAAATAGGAGGACTATTGGAGGCGCTCTAGATCGTATATATTCAGGTGAACTTCTTCATGTCTTTTATCCTAATCATGATTGCCAACATTGTCAATTCTTATTTTGCGCCTCCACCAAGAATCGAACTTGGACCATCGGATTTGAAGTTCCGTTGCGCGACCAATGCGCTATGGAGGCAGCTGAAAACAGAACTCAAGTTCTTCTCTAATAAGAAATGACTGGAATAGGTTACTTCACCAGTCTATGAGAGCTTTGACCAAGGGTCTGTTGAGTTCTAGTTCTTATGGAGTAGAATTGCAGATCCCTACTCTCTTTGTGGCATTTATCGTGGAGATTTATCCAGCCCAAAGTCTGGCACTCTAACTGTACGCCCAACGCTGCAGATTAGGAGGGCTGGAGCCTATATTCGGATCAGGAAGAAGAATAAAACAAAAGAGTTTTGTTCTTGAGCAGAGAAGATTGAATTTTAATTTGAAGACCCTTGAAGGTTGATATTCAAATATAAATTCAAATCCCCATCTTTCTCGTGAATATGGTCGCCTTAAAAGGGCGTCCGTAATTTAAGTTCTACTCTCTCTTCCTGTTCTTCCTATAGGCTCCTAGCCCAAGACTTTTACAGTTCTACTTCAATGAAGTGAGTCGCATTGTACTCGTCGACTTCTTCCTGAAGTTGCTCAATCAGAGCCTGAAGAGCTACTTTCCTTTCGCGAATAGTAGCCTCCTTGATATGAGCGATAGTAGTAATCTCTACTATAGTGCCCATGTGAATGGACTTTCGTGTACCTTCGCCGGTAGAGATGGAGCTAAGTAGAGTGATAGTATCTTTTGCTTCTTCCAGCCGCGCCAAAATAGGATAGATCCCGATATTGGCTACTGTAATAGCTGACTTCAGTTGAATAAGCTTCTCCTTCTCAGAAAGATACTTCTCCAGAACTTCCTCGGTATTGACTCTGGTGCTTTCGGCATCATTAGTATCGTAGACATTCTTCTCGCGGATCAAGAAAGCAATCTCCTTGATCTGACCAGCAAGGATGTTCTTCTTTTGTAATACACGGCGAAGTGTCATTCTCATTGTATTTTCTCCTTATAGAGTATTTGAATCTATTCACAATAGAATCACTATCTATAAAATTTCCGCGCCAAATTCAGAGGTCTAAAATTGCTCTATCTCTTCCAGAGAATACTCTACGGTATCAATAAAGATTCTCTGTATCTCATTAAGAAGATCTCTCTGGTCTCCAGATAGTGTTCTATATTTGTTTATCTGGCGGAGCGCTTCTCTTATTGTACAGAGATGAGAGAAGTAGAGACCTCCTTGCTCGGCTAAGCGAAGCTCATTCTTCTCTTCTGGCAAATTGAATTCTAATGTTGCTTTCATCTGAATTCCTTAGCCTAGGTAGAAGGATCTATCTGGCGTGTCTTCTTCGTTATACACAAAGAATAGAACACTGTCATATTTGTCATAAAGTGCTAGGCGGGCATCAGAAGGAGAAGCTGCTTGAACTTGCTCATTGAAGATCTCGGATTTGTCAATAGCCCCTTTTACTTTGCCGGAAAAGGTACAATTGTAGAATTCCATTGGCTTACTTCTTCTTGATTTCTTCTCTTTTGTGCTGGATATAATCCCAGTGTCTGGTCTGATCAGGATATTCTACTAGAATAGAACATCCTTTATCATTACAGAGAAGAGAGCTTCTTCTAAGTGTATACCCATTAGAATGTAAACTTGGTGTTACTCCAATGGCAGTCAGTAGTCCGCAGCTAAAGGAAAGGAGCATATAAAGAAGAATTTCACGAAGTTTCATTTGTTTTCCCTTAATAACGAACTGCGTTCTTTTCTGTAGTAGCTTCTACTTCTCTAAGAAGCTTTATTGCGTCGTCGTATTCAGGAATCCATTTATTTGGTAGACGTCTACAAGTAAAGGTTACTGGAGTTGTATTCCTATTGCGCCGACTATAAAAGGAAACCGTATTCTTGTTAGACTTTTTGGCTTGACCATTGTTTCGCCAAGAAGGAGATAATCTTTCATCAATCATAATAGAGAAGTCTGGATGATTGGCAGACCAATATCCTCTATCTTTTTTGTTCTTCCAAAAGGTCGTTCTGTATAGGCAGATAGGAAATCTACTTTTGATGAGCTTCTTAATTGTCTCGTGATTTTGTCCCTTAACCAAGAAGTTTCCTTCTGGCGCGTAGACAAAACAGAGATACATCTTTGGCATCCGCCATTCTGGCTCGCCCTCTACTACGATTTCTGTGAATTTTGGTTTCATCTTTTGTCTCCGAGATTGGTGTCCTTGGGCGGTTTAAAATGACACACTTTCTTTGCCGGATTTCAGAGAGCTGGAAGACTTAAGGAATCATAGCTCTTCACTTTTGTGCTCTCCTACAAGCTTTAGAGAAGCAAGCTTACTCTTCTCTCTTTGTCGCCGCCCCAAACTCAATTGGGGTGTAGTCAATACATTCTACCGAAACATTCTTATAGAATGATTCTTTGTATGTTTTCGAGTGTATGTGGCCATGAAGATTAAGATATGGCATTTGAGCATTCATATATACTGGCGCATGAGATAGAATATAAAAGTCTTTGTATATGATAGGAAA encodes the following:
- a CDS encoding RtcB family protein; amino-acid sequence: MLTYKLDNCLVPIKIWGKTINDFEEEARKQIENTASLPFVFHHVCLMPDGHIGYGAPIGGVLATKRAVVVNFVGVDIGCGVTFIGTDIPIEILSKELDTHGTLLKGIIGNIKRNVPVGFEHHREKQSCIVLDSAISEDNPIIMDHLLTSQIEKGYYQVGTLGGGNHFIELQADENNNLGIMLHSGSRNFGKQICDYYNKLAKELNQQWFSSVDPKIDLAFLPLDSHHGNGYLTWMTLALEFAKANRAAMMHQCIHTVLNMVKKYTALSNINLGEQIDIHHNYAAIENHFGENVIIHRKGAVKAVGTGIIPGSMGSKSYITVGLENPLSFKSCSHGAGRKMGRKHAREVLNLQAEQEKLSGVLHNLTSIDKLDEAPGAYKDIDIVMENQKDLVSITKTLHPIAVIKG